From the Anopheles merus strain MAF chromosome 2L, AmerM5.1, whole genome shotgun sequence genome, the window TGGTCGCCCGGATTGCCGGAATGTGGTCGCAGAAACTACTCTCAATTACATAACATGTCAGATTGGTGTTGTGGGAAGATGATCATCTTGCGCGTCAAAACAACGTTACGCACCGATGTTTGGCGATGGATGATGCGCTCCTTTGCGGCAATGCGGTTCTAGTACGTTTGCCCTGCTAATGGCGTCTCGTTTCGTTTGCAGTAATGATTGCCACCGAGGAGGAGATGGAAGCAGCCAAGTTGCCCCTGGAGGCCCGTGATTACTGTGCCCACAAGCTGATCCAGTACCGTGCCTGCCGGTCCGACGTGTGGCCATGGGCGTACAAATGTGCCCACGAAAAGCACGAATACCTCAACTGCGAATACGATGAGTAAGTATGGAGGCCACGGTGTCTGAATAACACCCAAAAGCTAAGCTTTCCcttccatctctctctcctcttttAGCTACATTCTCCGGCTGAAAGAATACGAACGCGAGAAGAGATTGCTGCAGCGGAAGTTGAGACTTGAAAAGAAGCAGGCCCAGGAGCTGCAAGCTTAATCCGGGGGCCGGCACAACCGGTGCATCTAATTTCAGTCCAGCGAAACCTTTTCAGTTCCGGTGCGTCCCTTCTTTCCGGTACCGTACGCGCCCCACAACGCATCAGCATGTGCATACAACAGAGTTAATAGAGAAGTACATAATTGAAACGGAAACGCGCTTTCCTTTTGGAGTGCATGGTAGCGGATATGctccaaaacaacaacacaaacagaaaaacaaatcatccGAAAAGGCAGCATTAGTGATTACAAAAACGGCGTGCAAGGGGAGGAGTTCGGCGACTTTATTCCACATCTCTGTTTACATTTCTCCCGCGGAACTTCATCCGTACGATATCGTTATGCCCCTCCCGGTTTCGGGCCACCTCGATCGCCCAGAACTGGATCCGCACCACCAGGATGGCGTTTTCCGGCCGGAATTCTTCCTCCGCGTCCGAGCGCAGCAGCGTGCCGTAGCTGAAATCTTCCAACCGGTTGAACTTCTCCATGTACGCTCTCCATTTCGTTTTGCCGTCCGAgcttttcagctcgctttcGTTCACCACCCGCACGTCCATGTCGGGGAACATCCGCCGGAACTGCTCGTAGATCTCGTCATCGTACGGGGTCAGTCGTAGCAGGCGCGGATCGACACTGCACAGGAGATTGAAGTGTACCTCGGCGTggtcgaccgccttcacagccCACAGCTCCTCCACCGTGCCATCGTTGACGAATTCTTCCGCCGGTCTCGAGAGTACGTCCATCGCGGCGGCCTTTAATTATCAAAAATATCCGGCTAATTTCTTTCGCCCACGGAAggcccaaacaaaacaacgaccAGTGCGACCTCGTTGCTCGCTGCACAGCGCCGCTTGACGTTTCCCAAGCAGCAAATTTGTGCCGCTTGTCGTCAAAACGTCAAATCGGTGGCTGGTGAAAGGGGGTGGGGTTGTGCAATACACATGTCAACAAATGGGAGTTTGTTATGATTCAGATACAGATTAGATGAGTCGTGGCTTGTTAAATATGGGCACCGAACTGCAGCACTACTATCTGGAGCTTTCCCCCGATCCAATTCGCTTCGATGGCACGGGGCTGTTGACGAACGTGTTTTTCGACGATGCCAAACAACAGGTAAGGAAATGGGCTCTCAAGCCCAACTAAGCAGCCGTTTAATCCGATCCAAATTCCCTCTTCCAGGTTATCGCCGTACGTTCCGGTGGGGCGACGGGAATCGTAGTGAAGGGTGCGCGAGATGGGGAGAATTTCGTGTTCTGCATGGACCTACACTCGGCCGACGCTCCCGATGCGCAGATCCGCTCGATAAAGTTCTCCATCGACAATCAGGTGCTGGCCGTGCAGCGCAGCGAAACGTCGGTGGAGTTCATCAGCTTTCTGCCGAACCATCGGCCCAACCTGCAGGAGATGCTGCTGTACAAAGGCAAAAGCATGATCAACGGGTTTGTGTGGGTGCAGGAGCGGCAGGTCGCCCTGTTCACCAACGTCGGCGTGGAGATACTGATGGTGAACTTCGAGAAGCGGTCGCTCAAATCGCTCAAATCGCTAAACATCACGATGAACTGGTTCAGCTACTGTCCGAGCTCGAAGTTTGCGCTGCTCTCCTCGAACCTTGGAACGATTCTGACGCCGATCATTTTGAAGCCCTCCACGATCACCAAGCTACCCAGGCTGGAGTGTACGTAGTGGTGGAGCCAGTCATTTACATTGATTTTATCTAATTTTTAAACTCTCGATCGTTCAACTGTTTCCAGTGGGCATCGATCAGGGCTGCATGGGCAAGGATGTGACGCTCGCTCAGCTGTACGGCACGAACGCAATACTGATACTACGCCAGCCACCGAACCGGCCGTTCGAGGTGGTAATCTATCTGCTGAACGGTCCGGGACTGGCACCGAAAAAGTCCCACATTCTCAAGCTGGGCCAAAGCGGACGGTTCGCCATGAACGTGGTCGACGATGTGGTGATCGTGCATCATCAGGCGACGGCCAGCTCGATGCTGTTCGACATTGCGCTTAGCAGCAGTGAAACGGAACACGGCACGGGGGCCACCATTCACTCGCCGATCATACCGGCAAAACCGATCCGACCGTTTCAGCTCGAAGTACCGAGCATTTCGCTGGACGGGAAAACGATGAACTGTGAATTGTGTACGTGGTGGATCCGTCCAATGGGTAGTTGAAGTTGCTATAATGGATATTCCTTTCCCCGCATTTCCAGATACGAAAGATTGGGTGCTCTTTCAGCCAAACATTGTGATCGACTCGAAGCTGGGCTGCCTGTGGTTCGTTCAGCTGAAGCTGAGTGCTCTCTGCGCACTCATCACGGACCGCTTGCGCTTGGTGGAGTTCCTGCTACAGCGAAGCGAGGGTAAAACCGTCATCCTTACGGTGCTAAAGGACATGATGAGCACGACGTACAGTGGCACGATGCTGCCCGTGATCGAGAGCATCTTCAACAAGCTGAACGTGCTGTACAAAAGCGTACTGGACAGTGAGCTGCAGAGCCAGATGGCACTGATGTCGCTGGCCAAATCGCCGATGAAAGTCCCCACTCCGCCGAGGGTGCTGATCGATCAGGCCGACATGTACACGATCGTGTTCTCCACCATCATCGACGCACCGCAGATGGGAAAGATTCTGCTGCTCTACCTAAACTCGCTAGCCCGCAATGGAATCAACGCGAATCACGAGCTGAGCAAGGCGCTACTGATCGACCTGGTCAGTCACAAGCAGTTCGATACGTTACAATTTCTGTTGAAATATTCAGCACTGAACGAATCGAAAGCGTTGGCCTGCTTCTTGCTGTCGCTGTCGAACGTCGACTATCCGGTCATATCGCAGATGGCACTCGACATGCTGGCACGGTTGAATGCGAACGAGATCATCCTGGAGGTGCTGCTGGAGCGGGGCCAGGTGATCGATGCGTTGCGATTGGCCAAACAGATGCCCGGGGCGGACTCGTTGCCGGCGAGAAAGTACCTCGAAGCGGCATATAAAACCGGCGATCCGTTGATCTTTCACTCGGTGTACAACTTTTTCCAGATGAAGAACGTACGGCTGCGCGGGTGTCCTGACTTTTTGAAGCGTAAGTGCAGCCGGGAGAGAGGAAACTAATTTTGTACTAAATCATATCgatgtttccctttttccagATGAACAATGTGGCGAGTATGTGCAATATTATCAAAGTTTAATCGCTAACCAATGCTTGTAAGAGGCAAAAGAGGCAAAAGATAGGAAATGGGAAGGAAGAATGTAAAACTGTACTGTCTGTATGCATAGCATTCCGTGGTGTGATCCTGTAACCATGGTTATAGGAGATCAACCAGTGTTACACCAGTACACGGGTCGAGTCAGTTAGCGTTAGTAAGAGCTCGATAAAAGTAATATATATTTATTCGTACATAATAACAACGATGTCGTTGCACGTTAAAGCAAAAAGATATCACTGATTGGTTGTGCCATCGCTTGGAATGGATTGCATTACAGTGTCATCCTAGAAAAGAGTTTTCAAATCGCATTAGAACGAAAACGCATTTGGTACATGATTCACAATTTACGGGTAGAAAGAAAGCTTACCGTTTTGAACCACATGGTGTTGGGTCGGAAAATCATTCTCGAAATGAAACCCATCTTGCTGACCGGTGCAATCGCGTGCATGTGCAGATGCTTCACGCTCGTAAACGGTGGAATGTGAAACCCAAAGGAAGCTTCCGACGGATCAATGCCCCTGCTGCTTTGCATGTAATTAACCAGCTCACGCTTCAGTTCTTCAACTAGATCGAAGTGGAAGTGGTAAGTGGGAGAGGAGAAAGAGTATGTGGgtgtttgtgaaaaaaaacccaatttATCTATTCGCTCATTCCCTTGGCTCATATTACGTACGCAAGGGCTTATCAGCAGCGGTGAGTGAGTTTACGTTTTCCAGATGGTGGTTCGGGATGGCCAGATAATGGAAGTCCGATGCCGGCCGAATGTCCTTGAAGATACAGATGCGCTCATTTTGGAACACGATATCCGTCGCCGGATCGTTGCCGGTGGCAATTTTGCAGAAAATACAGTTCGGCAGTGTACTTTGCACGGAAGCCATGGGTTGCTGTGTTGCTGTGTCGTTCGATTGTTTCCCTGCCCGTTTTTGTATTGCTGTGAATGTCATTCATGTCATACGGTGGCGCACAGAAGGCAGGGTTGTGCTGAGAAGCTACGtgattttaaaccatttgaaatttctacCGTTTTCCgttatatttcacctcatgaaGGAATCATTTTCGCTTTCTATTCCACAAATCCCAAATACAACACAAAGTAATGAATGAGTGGATTTTTTCGgggggtatttttttattttccgttGTCGAATTACATCGTTCCCTATCACGTGACATACAGCATGGTTTTTGTTCGTTGATCGGTTTGACACCGAAATCGGATGACCGCATTCGCCGTAGCGAATTCGCTCCAGAAAGGGGAATCGTTCATACACAGATGCAACATAAATAATTGTTCGATTCTTACTCGATATTGACTAAACACGTTCGTAACTAACGGTAGGGAATAGTAGTAGTTTTGGTAGAAATTATGCTAACAATCAGACGCATTTCACAGCTTCAACGCCAACTCGCCGCGAAAGTGGTTGAAAGTCCATCGTGGTGTGGAGTTTCCTTCTTTAATCCGAAGAGCGGATGGTTTCCGGAATGGCCACTAgaaaaccacaccacacagagcgagagagagagagagagaaagagaacaaaTCCACCAACACCGAGGGGAGGTGACGATTCTTCAACCCACTCTGGGCGGAGCGCTAAGCTTCAGCGTACTGGGACCCTTGTCAGTACTGGAATCGTTTGCGTAAGGACCACTTTCCACGAAACATTCGGGCGTGCGGATGGAACACTCCTCCACGACCACCGCATCACAGCGCGGACATTTTAGACGCTTCATTACCGGCGCCTTACCCGTCCCCGTTTCAACGCTTTGCGCCGCTCCCCCATTGCCATCGGTTCCGTTGGGCGTCTCCACCGGAACGGTACAAAAGTTGGCCGCACACTGCTGATGCATTGCGTGGCCACAGTCACCCATCACGACGATCGGTTGCCGTTCGGTGTTGTAAAGCCGGGCGCGACACACGATACACTTGATCGACTTTACCGCCAGTCCGCGCATCGCAATCTTGCGCTCGCGGGCCAACATCGCGTGCAGATCGTTGCCCAGTATGCGTGATGTGGTTTGTAGCAGTAGCGTTTCGTACGCCGAATTGGAAAGCATACCAATCAGCAGGTGCTTAATGTCGCCAAAGTTGCCCGTGCTGGTGCTACCGGACGACGTCAGCACCAGCTGGACCAGCTTCGAAAGGTCGACGAATTCGCTCGCCGAATGGAGAATGTTTTTCGTGACCGTGGTCAGATCGGACCGGGCCAGCACGATGTGCAGCAGCGAGAACCACAGCTGCTCCCGGTCGCTTTCCGTCAGCACGGAGGAGGCACGCGTGCACAGGGCGCTCACCTGCAGGGCGCACATTTCGGCCGAACTTTCCGGCGCATCCTTGAGCGTTTCCACGGCCACGGCGTAGGCGGACTGGTAGTCGCCCTGCTTCTCGTAGAGGTAGATCAGCGGAGCGTTCAGCTCGTAGCGCTTGATCGTCCGGACGGCATTGTCTAGCCGGTAGGAGTCGTTCGACTTGAGAAACTCGATCACCTCCTCCGGCCGGTACTGGCACAGCAGCTCCAGGTATCGCTCCAGATCCGTCGTTTCCAGCTGGATCGATTGCTTGAGCAGTGCCTCGAGAAAGCGAAACAGTCGCTCGGGAACGGCTGCCTGCTCGAGCAGCTGCAGAAAGTGGCTCAAGTAGCGCATGAAGCTGTCCACCAGCACCCGCACGGCCTGCTCGCAGTTGATGTCCACCAGCTGGCAGAGATTTTGCACCACCAGCTGGTAGATCTGGCGCCGCGTATCGCTCGCGTGCTGCGAGATGTACGAGAATATCTGCATGCGCCGGAACTCGTCCAGCAGATAGCAGTCGAATATTTCCTCGTACCGCCCGAGCCGCTCCAGCAGATGCTCGGCCACGTGGTAGCAGCGGTTCTGTCGCGCAATGTCCAGCAGCTGCTCCGTCGGCATGTGATCGAGACAGTTCGAGCACAGCAGCTCGAGCCACGTCTGTTCGCGCTCAAAGTGTTCCCGCCTGGACAGTGGTACGTCCGTCGGTGCCGTCAGGTACGCAACGACcttctccagcagcagctcattCTCCGGCAGCTCGCGGGACGCTATCTGCT encodes:
- the LOC121593863 gene encoding NADH dehydrogenase [ubiquinone] 1 beta subcomplex subunit 7 isoform X1, encoding MKYFFLPTIPLFGVKLGPPVKPVRLSKERNENPKQSSKPKLPDARSRGSCVRMGNYVSLYLTNPKGTPLPLTEPSFDPNLGFPHGRKERVMIATEEEMEAAKLPLEARDYCAHKLIQYRACRSDVWPWAYKCAHEKHEYLNCEYDDYILRLKEYEREKRLLQRKLRLEKKQAQELQA
- the LOC121593863 gene encoding NADH dehydrogenase [ubiquinone] 1 beta subcomplex subunit 7 isoform X2, whose product is MGNYVSLYLTNPKGTPLPLTEPSFDPNLGFPHGRKERVMIATEEEMEAAKLPLEARDYCAHKLIQYRACRSDVWPWAYKCAHEKHEYLNCEYDDYILRLKEYEREKRLLQRKLRLEKKQAQELQA
- the LOC121593864 gene encoding protein PBDC1, which codes for MDVLSRPAEEFVNDGTVEELWAVKAVDHAEVHFNLLCSVDPRLLRLTPYDDEIYEQFRRMFPDMDVRVVNESELKSSDGKTKWRAYMEKFNRLEDFSYGTLLRSDAEEEFRPENAILVVRIQFWAIEVARNREGHNDIVRMKFRGRNVNRDVE
- the LOC121593856 gene encoding regulator of MON1-CCZ1 complex is translated as MSRGLLNMGTELQHYYLELSPDPIRFDGTGLLTNVFFDDAKQQVIAVRSGGATGIVVKGARDGENFVFCMDLHSADAPDAQIRSIKFSIDNQVLAVQRSETSVEFISFLPNHRPNLQEMLLYKGKSMINGFVWVQERQVALFTNVGVEILMVNFEKRSLKSLKSLNITMNWFSYCPSSKFALLSSNLGTILTPIILKPSTITKLPRLELGIDQGCMGKDVTLAQLYGTNAILILRQPPNRPFEVVIYLLNGPGLAPKKSHILKLGQSGRFAMNVVDDVVIVHHQATASSMLFDIALSSSETEHGTGATIHSPIIPAKPIRPFQLEVPSISLDGKTMNCELYTKDWVLFQPNIVIDSKLGCLWFVQLKLSALCALITDRLRLVEFLLQRSEGKTVILTVLKDMMSTTYSGTMLPVIESIFNKLNVLYKSVLDSELQSQMALMSLAKSPMKVPTPPRVLIDQADMYTIVFSTIIDAPQMGKILLLYLNSLARNGINANHELSKALLIDLVSHKQFDTLQFLLKYSALNESKALACFLLSLSNVDYPVISQMALDMLARLNANEIILEVLLERGQVIDALRLAKQMPGADSLPARKYLEAAYKTGDPLIFHSVYNFFQMKNVRLRGCPDFLKHEQCGEYVQYYQSLIANQCL
- the LOC121593865 gene encoding histidine triad nucleotide-binding protein 3-like produces the protein MASVQSTLPNCIFCKIATGNDPATDIVFQNERICIFKDIRPASDFHYLAIPNHHLENVNSLTAADKPLLEELKRELVNYMQSSRGIDPSEASFGFHIPPFTSVKHLHMHAIAPVSKMGFISRMIFRPNTMWFKTDDTVMQSIPSDGTTNQ